The Populus alba chromosome 6, ASM523922v2, whole genome shotgun sequence genome contains a region encoding:
- the LOC118027953 gene encoding aluminum-activated malate transporter 8, with protein MEIDHSAIQEKARPLTRARSLLKALPGKAEAEVIGFAKSVRKLGQDDPRRIIHSLKVGLALTLVSSMYYLRPLYKSFGEAGIWAVMTVVVIFEFTVGGTLSKSLNRGFATLLAGALGLGAQQLANLSGEKGQPIVLGILVFLLAAASTFTRFFPRIKARYDYGVLIFILTFSLVSVSGYRVEELLVLASQRLSTILVGGAICIVVSICICPVWAGENFHNSVASNIENLASYLEGFGGEYFQSGEGSDSDRSFLQGYKKVLNSKPTEETMANLATWEPGHGRFGLRHPWKQYLKIGALSRQCAYQIETLNGYINSDNQVPLEFRCKIQESCTQISAECGKALKSLASAIKTMTFPSSANVHVENSKTAVKDLKISLKAVSLEHDQELLAILPDATVASTLVEIVMCVEKISESVHELSNLAHFKSVEPTVSPEKPQLLHRGAINPVLEGDSDHVVITVHETSTDSQENENPKAPKVGQRVEL; from the exons ATGGAGATTGATCACTCAGCTATTCAAGAGAAGGCCAGGCCTTTGACTCGTGCACGGAGCTTGCTCAAGGCCTTGCCTGGCAAGGCCGAGGCTGAGGTTATAGGGTTTGCAAAGAGCGTAAGAAAACTTGGACAGGATGACCCAAGAAGAATCATCCATTCCCTAAAAGTGGGACTAGCTCTCACACTGGTGTCCTCAATGTATTACCTGAGGCCTCTCTATAAGAGCTTTGGGGAAGCAGGAATCTGGGCTGTGATGACAGTGGtggtaatttttgaattcaCCGTTG GTGGAACATTGAGCAAGAGTTTGAATAGAGGTTTCGCAACATTATTAGCTGGAGCTCTAGGGCTTGGAGCTCAACAGCTGGCCAATCTCTCCGGAGAGAAAGGGCAGCCCATTGTCCTTGGAATTCTTGTCTTCTTATTAG CTGCAGCATCTACATTCACACGATTTTTCCCACGAATCAAAGCTAGATATGACTATGGAGtcttgatatttatattaacattCAGTTTGGTATCTGTTTCTGGGTATCGAGTTGAAGAACTCTTGGTGCTGGCAAGTCAAAGACTATCAACAATACTAGTGGGGGGGGCAATATGCATAGTTGTGTCTATCTGTATTTGTCCTGTTTGGGCAGGTGAAAATTTTCATAACTCGGTTGCTTCCAATATAGAAAATCTTGCAAGCTACCTAGAAG GTTTTGGAGGTGAATATTTTCAGTCCGGTGAAGGTTCCGATAGCGACAGATCATTTCTTCAAGGATATAAAAAAGTCCTCAATTCAAAACCCACAGAAGAAACCATG GCAAATCTTGCAACATGGGAACCTGGACACGGCCGCTTTGGTTTGCGGCATCCATGGAAACAATACTTGAAGATCGGAGCGCTCTCGCGTCAATGTGCTTACCAGATTGAAACTCTTAATGGCTACATTAACTCTGATAACCAA GTACCACTAGAATTCCGATGCAAAATCCAAGAATCATGCACACAGATAAGTGCAGAGTGCGGCAAGGCACTGAAATCACTGGCCTCGGCTATCAAAACCATGACTTTTCCATCCTCCGCAAATGTCCATGTGGAGAACTCCAAAACTGCGGTCAAGGACCTCAAAATTTCTCTCAAAGCTGTCTCGCTAGAGCATGATCAAGAACTTTTAGCTATTTTGCCAGATGCAACAGTGGCATCGACACTGGTTGAGATTGTTATGTGTGTGGAGAAAATATCCGAATCAGTACACGAGCTCTCTAATCTAGCACACTTTAAGAGCGTGGAACCTACTGTGTCACCAGAGAAACCCCAATTACTTCACCGAGGAGCCATAAATCCTGTTTTAGAAGGTGACAGTGACCATGTCGTTATTACAGTACATGAAACGTCAACAGATTCTCAAGAAAATGAGAATCCTAAGGCACCAAAGGTTGGCCAACGTGTAGAATTGTAA
- the LOC118027952 gene encoding digalactosyldiacylglycerol synthase 1, chloroplastic, with protein METTSTSTRTNSNNTPFSLISRGWKEVRDSADADLQLMRSRAKSFKNLANSFDREIENFFNSASIASFSVSSPLKSSTSPTEVDFVKKLRPKFSEIRRVYSAPEISKKVLEKWGPRAKLGIDLSAIKNAIVAGEEEGEERRGVVGLDRRRRLGFREFWGEGKEGRGEQFGEWKPIRVLKRRLREFEKKSEFGEIFGGFKNSEFVEKLKSSLKAIYKEPQESKEVPPLDVPELLAYLVRQSEPFLDQLGVRKDVCDKIVESLCSSRKNQLLLPSLSSGESTLLDENANDELDLRIASVLQSTGHCYDGGFWTDLSKHPPSDRKRHVAIVTTASLPWMTGTAVNPLFRAAYLAKSEKQNVTLLVPWLGKSDQELVYPNNLTFTSPEEQENYIRNWLEERIGFKADFKISFYPGKFAKERRSIIPAGDTSQFIPSKDADIAILEEPEHLNWYHHGKRWTTKFNHVVGVVHTNYLEYIKREKNGALQAFFVKHINNLVTRAYCHKVLRLSAATQDLPKSVICNVHGVNPKFLKIGEKVAAESELGQQAFSKGAYFLGKMVWAKGYKELIDLLAKHKNDLDGFNLDVFGNGEDANEVQTTAKRLDLNLNFLKGRDHADDSLHGYKVFINPSLSDVLCTATAEALAMGKFVVCADHPSNEYFRSFPNCLTYKTSEDFVARVKEALANEPHPLTPEQIYNLSWEAATQRFMQYSELDRVLHPEKDDVKLSKTNGWSITKAVSTPNMSGMVDGGLAFAHYCLTGNELLRLCTGAIPGTRDYDKQHCKDLHLLPPQVENPIYGW; from the exons ATGGAAACCACTTCAACATCAACGAGAACCAACAGCAACAACACGCCTTTCTCTTTAATCTCACGAGGATGGAAAGAAGTCCGTGACTCAGCCGACGCCGATCTCCAACTCATGAGATCACGAGCCAAATCATTCAAGAATTTAGCCAACTCATTCGATCGCGAAATCGAAAATTTCTTTAATTCAGCTTCAATTGCATCCTTCTCTGTATCTTCACCGCTCAAATCCTCTACTTCACCTACAGAAGTTGATTTTGTGAAGAAGCTGCGGCCAAAATTTTCCGAAATTCGGAGAGTTTATTCGGCTCCGGAGATAAGTAAGAAGGTTTTAGAGAAGTGGGGGCCGAGAGCGAAGTTAGGGATTGATTTGTCGGCGATAAAGAATGCTATTGTGGCGGGGGAGGAGGaaggagaggagagaagagGGGTTGTGGGTCTTGATAGGAGGAGGAGATTGGGGTTTAGGGAGTTCTGGGGGGAAGGAAAGGAGGGACGAGGAGAGCAATTTGGGGAATGGAAGCCAATACGGGTTTTGAAAAGGAGGTTGAGGGAATTTGAGAAGAAAAGTGAGTTCGGTGAGATATTTGGTGGGTTTAAGAATAGCGAGTTTGTGGAGAAACTGAAGTCTAGCTTG AAAGCAATCTACAAGGAGCCTCAGGAGTCAAAG GAAGTACCACCACTGGATGTCCCTGAACTTTTGGCATATTTGGTCAGGCAATCTGAGCCATTCTTGGACCAACTTGGTGTCAGAAAAG ATGTTTGTGACAAGATAGTGGAGAGCTTGTGTAGTAGTCGCAAGAACCAACTTTTGTTACCCTCGCTGTCTTCAGGAGAATCGACCCTCCTTGACGAGAATGCAAATGATGAACTGGATTTAAGAATAGCCAGTGTTCTTCAAAGTACAGGGCATTGTTATGATGGAGGCTTTTGGACTGACTTATCAAAGCATCCCCCGTCTGATAGGAAGAGGCATGTTGCAATTGTCACAACTGCTAGTCTTCCATGGATGACTGGAACAGCTGTTAATCCACTTTTTCGAGCAGCATATTTAGCAAAGTCTGAAAAGCAAAATGTTACCCTGCTGGTTCCATGGCTTGGTAAGTCAGATCAAGAGCTAGTTTATCCTAACAATCTCACTTTTACTTCACCAGAAGAGCAGGAGAATTATATACGAAACTGGCTTGAGGAAAGGATTGGCTTTAAAGCTGATTTTAAGATCTCGTTTTATCCCGGAAAG TTTGCAAAGGAAAGGAGAAGCATAATACCTGCTGGAGATACTTCCCAGTTCATTCCATCAAAAGATGCTGACATTGCCATCCTGGAAGAGCCAGAACACCTGAATTGGTATCACCATGGAAAGCGTTGGACTACGAAGTTCAATCATGTTGTTGGTGTTGTCCACACAAATTATCTAGAATATATCAAGAGGGAGAAGAATGGGGCTCTCCAAGCATTCTTTGTCAAACACATAAACAACTTGGTTACACGAGCATACTGCCACAAG GTCCTTCGCCTTTCTGCTGCCACCCAGGATTTACCGAAGTCTGTAATTTGCAATGTTCATGGTGTGAATccaaagtttttgaaaattggGGAAAAAGTTGCAGCTGAAAGTGAACTTGGGCAGCAAGCCTTCTCAAAAGGAGCATATTTCTTAGGCAAGATGGTATGGGCCAAGGGATACAAGGAGTTAATAGATTTGTTGGCAAAGCACAAGAATGATCTTGATGGCTTCAATTTAGATGTTTTTGGAAATGGAGAAGATGCAAATGAAGTTCAGACTACAGCTAAAAGATTGGATTTGAATCTCAACTTTCTGAAAGGAAGGGACCATGCGGATGATTCTCTTCATGG GTACAAAGTTTTCATAAATCCTAGTCTCAGTGATGTGCTCTGCACGGCCACTGCTGAGGCACTAGCAATGGGAAAATTTGTTGTATGTGCGGACCACCCATCAAATGAGTACTTCAGGTCATTTCCCAACTGTTTGACTTACAAGACATCTGAGGACTTTGTTGCAAGAGTTAAGGAAGCATTAGCAAATGAACCTCATCCTCTTACTCCAGAGCAAATTTACAACCTCTCATGGGAGGCAGCCACCCAGAGATTTATGCAGTATTCGGAGCTTGATAGAGTCTTGCATCCTGAAAAAGATGATGTAAAACTGAGCAAAACTAATGGGTGGAGCATCACAAAAGCAGTTTCAACGCCTAATATGTCAGGGATGGTTGATGGAGGGTTGGCGTTTGCCCACTATTGCCTCACAGGGAATGAGCTTCTTAGACTCTGTACTGGAGCCATACCCGGGACACGGGACTATGACAAGCAGCATTGTAAAGACCTCCATCTCTTGCCTCCACAAGTAGAAAACCCGATCTATGGGTGGTAA